In Macrobrachium rosenbergii isolate ZJJX-2024 chromosome 46, ASM4041242v1, whole genome shotgun sequence, the DNA window AATGCCAAAATTAGTAGTGTATTTTGATTTAGAAACAACTGGGCTAGAGGCAGACTGTGATATTGTTCAGTTGTCATCTGTGGTTGGTCAGCAGTATTTCAATCAGTATATCTTGCCAAGCAAAAAGGTTTCGTGGAGAGCATCGGAAATAACTGGGTTGACGTTTGATTCTGGTTCCTTGCATTTGAGAGGAAAGATGGTGGAAGCTTTAGAGCCCCGTGAAGCGTTACAAAAATGGCTTCACTGGATAAGACCTATAGCACCTGTTGTACTTGTGGCTCACAATTGTTACAACTTCGATGCAAGGCGTCTTGttaataactacaaaaaatatgGCCTGTTAGAGGAATTAGGTCAGCTGGTAGCAGGGTTTATTGACACACTTCCAATGTTTAAAGAGCTTTACCCAAAAATGTCCAGCTATAGGCAAGAGGAACTTGTGACAAAAGTCTTGAAGGAATCCTATGAGGCTCATGATTCATTGGCTGATGTACAGTCACTGCAAAAGCTTGTAATGAAGCATAACTTGAGTGACAAAAAGCTGCTCAAGTTTTCCTTCACCTACCAGTCTCTTTTGGATTACATTGAATATAGTAAAAAGGGCAAGGAGAATGCAGAGTCGCTACAATCCCTTGTTGACTCGAAACATCTTTCAAGTGGCATGGCAGAAACGGTTGGCAAGTCTGGTTTGACTTTGGACAATCTTAGACATGCCTTTGTTGATGGTGGAAAGGAGCTTCTTGAGAAGGTACTAAGTGAGCCAACCTCCAGTGGCCAGCCTAGAGTAACACGCAACAGATCTGTGTTGAACAAGTTGCACGAGTTCTTTTCAAATGAGAATGCCGAACCAAAGTAGTAATGATCCAGTCCTGTTGGGtttgttgtaaaatttatttttgataaagacTAAGTGTACAATATGAAAAGTTCTGGTGTAATTTTTGATGTTGAAACCCCAAGTCATGTGTTCCCTGGTTGTTTTTATGCAGTCATGGGGTCAACCTTGGGGCATAATAAATTCTTATCTGTATGGCTTAATGCATTTTTTGTGTTGGGTAAAACTGAGAAGAAACATGCCCATGAGTAATCACTCAGATATGCCAGCTACATGGTTAAAAGATCGCTAAGGTTCCTTGAGCAAATCTTGAACAGGTAAATACGAGGTGATTGGTAAGGGAATGTTTTCATTCATTGCCTATGGTGTGAATAAGAATAATGCACATTCAGAGAAATTATTGATGTTGTGACCTAATTAGCTGTAAGTGTGTTTGGAATAAGAGGTTATTGCAATAAACTTTAAACTTTATTAAATAGTGTTACCAGGTTTGCTGTTTTTAGAGTTGCAGGGACAATTGAGAATACATATACTAGACCTCTTCACTTTCCAGTAATTTTGCTATATTGGTGCTCATAATTGTTATTCTAGTTACCTTGATGCACCCAGTCCAAACAGGAATGCAGGTTTGCCAAATTTTTGGCGCACGACATTAAACCGTATCATATCATTTGTTATATAAAATCCAAGTATTGTTCCTTATATATGAATTTGTGGCCTTTCTCATCATTGAGTATAATCAATGTACGGTGTAGGAATGCTATTAGAAAAGGTGAATAGTTTagattttgggaaaatatttccAAGTGTTAAAAGTAAGTGCAGAGTATTTTAATGGTTTACAATTGATTATAATGAAAGTTGACAGGTTAATGTTCCTTTGAACACTGGTTTGACTTCCCTTAGCTTGTGTGCCTTGGTTGTTTATAAGACAATCAAGGGGTCCCAACTGAGGGTAAAATAATTCTTCGCTCTACGACTCGACACATTTGTTGTCCGAGTAACTAGAGAAGAAACATTTCTTGGGTAATTTTTATTGGCTATAGAATGTGTGTGCCACCTTGGATTTTGAGCTTTTGTGGTGTGCATGCCCTTGGTTTTATGATAGAACTGGGGAATGTGTCACTGTAAAGTAGTTCAGTAGTTTGTTTTCATGGTAGAACTTGGGACTGTCACTGTTAAGTAGTTCAGTAGTTTGTGGGCAAACTACATGTGACACCCCTCAGTCAGTGTACCCTTATTCTGTTTTAGTTATGAAGTCAGTCTGAAATCAAAGATTTGAATGTTCCTTTTTTCTGTACAAAATACTTTGTACTGAGAAAGTGGATTGGGTTTTTGTGCCAAATACTGTGGCAGGTTGGAGTAAGACCCAGGATGCATATTTTGTTACATTGTTTATAGGTAAACAGTTGATGCAAATGACCTAATTGTATATACAGCCTGTTAAATTTTGAGGAAGACAATTTGTAAAATTTACAAGGTGCAATTCATTTTCCTGAAACAGTTGTGAATGGGGTAAGGACAGCAGAAGATAATACCAAAAGGAGACTGCATATGCAATATATTTGAATGGGAATAGGCGTCCAAAGAAACATAAACTTGATATACAGTAGAAATTGAAGAGGTGTTGTCCAGTTATGATCCAAGCATGTGAGGAACTAAGTGAACTAGAGCATACCAAAAGTGGGCTATGCTTTGATGCCATAATCAGCAGAGAGATTTTGCTTACCTGCCATTGGTGTATCCTACATCAGTAGAATGGCTTTAATTTGACTACTATTGTTCACTTGATTTCGCGTTGTGTATTTCTGGGTGGTCTTGAAGGCAAGATGGTGAGTAATACTTCAGATAAGTATCAACACTAAGAAAAGTCTCAACCCCTCTTAAGTGTTCCCTGATTGTTCTATCTTACAGTTATGGGGTCAAATTGAGGGTAAAGTAAATCTTCTGCTGTGACTCTTGTGCAAGACAATTTGTATACAGAAACTGGAGAAGAAACAACTTAGCCAAGACTGAGGACTTTGGGAGTGTTGTGgcatttgggggggggggggaaggttgaAGAGAGCTTAGAATTAAGTGTTCTAGACCTTACAGTTTGTGAGTGCTCAAAAATTTAGGGTAGAATGGAGGTTGGTGGTCAGTGTTACTTGGGTAAGGAAACCTTGTAGATATAGCCAAAATTGGGAATATAAGTAAACTGTAACAACCTAGTATTACAGTTGGTTTGTTTCACAAGTTGCTGTGAGAGTCCCGGTAagatttctttaatattcatGCCTGCTTATATCTTGAAGTGGTTTTTTATAATTaagattataatgtatatatatcaaatgtgaatATTGAGACACAGGAAATGTggcaaaattatgaaatacagtaatgaatgaaaatggaattagTATGGGAAGAATACAAGTAGAGTATTTCCTGTTTTACAGTTTAGACATTAAACTCATTTGCTTGTTTAACCTCCGGTGTAAACTTTCCCACTTTTTAAGATGCCTTAGACAGCACCAGTTTTTTAAAAACTGGATGcaatttttggtaataatttgcgaacattatGTAGTGATTGTAAATACCCTTCAATTGGTAGTAGAAGTTGTAGAACTACTGCCAGCCGTGGGATGTcgtgaaaatattttgaacatattttgccACTCAAGTAGTATCTGGAAGCGGGAAGCCTACTGTAATTTCTCAGAAACTTGAAGGTCCCACCAAGAACCATATAGTCATAAGCTTATATGTAGGCTGAAGCTCAGTAGGTGGCAGGCACTGATTCTGATGGGTTTCATGTGTATGGCACTTCTGTGGTAGGTGTTATGTAGGTTCGATGCATAATGATGGCTGCTTTCATTAAACATACACAGTTTCAAGTGTCATCAGTGGTAACTAAGCACTTGTTAGAAAAACTACAGGCAATCTCTGCAGGAAATGCATACCAGTGGCAGAGTGGATAAATCTTGTTAAACAGGTTTCCACATAATGTTTAGAGGTAAACACAGAAGTTATGATTCTGTGATAGGTGTAGAATGGAAGATAATTTTACATTGCTATGAAAGCCAGAAAGCCCTCTTCTGCTATTTTCATCTAATGGTAGACATGGTCACTTTCAAGATTGGTTTAGGTACGTATCTTAAGCCTTATGCCTTAGGCTAGTGTGGTGTCTTCGTTCTCATCCAGACTTGATTGATAACCGTGCTTGTTATTAGTCATGTGGATAGCAATGTTGTTAAACAGTGtattatgtgtataatattacAGGCAACAGGGAATGCAGccaaagaaatataattgttttcgTGCTTGTCTGTACCGCTAAGAAAGTTTGGTGGTTTGTTGCGGAGCTTTTTTGTTACTAGTGAAGTGTTATAACAATACGATGAGGGGACCTGTACATTTCTCATCTGTGTAGTGTGTGGTTTACACAAGCCCTAGTAGAATTAGGTGTTACTGGTTTgattagcagaattttatttacttttttaacattttgatcCTTTTCTAATTATTAATAAGCAGAGTTGAATATTGTCAAAGTCCAGTGCAATGTATCCTTGGAAGTGGTTTTTCTTGTAACTCAAAATTTACCCTATTTTTCAGAGACTTCAACATGGATGACTTCAAGCGGTTTTATTCCAACAATGACGAAGACAAGTCTGTACCCTACTTCTGGGAGAAGTTTGACAAGAACCACTACTCTATTTGGTATTGTGAATACAAGTGAGTATTAAGTATCAAAGTTAGTGGATTTCATGCTATGTATATAAATTGGTGGTTTCTAAGTCTCGACTttgttaattgattgatttattccaacttaattttcttttctttttcttttccactgaCAATTCCAGCCATTTAATTAAGCTCTAGCACTATATAGCAAACTTGAATTTTACAGGTACGCTGATGAGCTGACCAAAGTGTTCATGACCTGTAATCTTATTGGTGGTAAGTGAGAagagttattatttttgtctCCTTACAAGAGTATACCTTGTGTAGAAACCTGCTTGTAAGCcatctgaaattttcaaaatgctctcgataattaataaaaaatttagcaAAACAGACActagtatttcataattttttattactattactcaGGTATGTACCAACGTGTAGATAAGCTTCGTAAGAATGCCTTCGCTTCAATGTGTGTATTTGGAGAAGATAACGCAAACAATATTTCTGGAATTTGGGTCTGGAGGGGTCACGACCTTTGCTTCCcagtaagttttctgtaaaatttggtTTCCCTTGGAGCTTTTCctagtttcatttttagttttgtcaTGCTAAAATTGTCTGCCAAATGTGTTAATGATTGATTTAAGGGGAGCACTGATGCCATCATGTCCCAATTCAAAGTAAGTGCTTGTTGCTGCCTGATGATTTAAGGGATTTGCTTCagatttttaccacttattctacaacttACAATGGAAATTCTCCCTTGGGGAGGTTTAGAAATTCGACctctaaagataattttttaatacagttgaaaaaatcatggtgtcacttttcaaaaatattatgcagaataaataaaaaaaaaactcaaaaatgaatttgccCAGGACAAAATCAAGATATGTAGTTTACTACACTCTagaagtttcattgaatttggtttAGTCTCCTTGGagaaacaagaatttatttttggaaaaaaataagtgagaaaatggcaaaaaaaaatgctgattttgTAATAACTGTGAAACTATGACAGTTCAGCAGCTGATTTTTTTGCactaaaattgttttgttttataagaaatatgccctgaaatttacaatgtACTGGTAATCAGATGAATAGaactgtgctctctcttgatttatgttGTACCTAAATTTGCAGTTTTGGGGAGCGCCAACACCTTAAGACTCCATTAGTAAATGACtttctaccttatgattgaagggatttgcttcaaatttttaccacgtattctacaactaataatgaataaacatgtCTTGTTTTAGTGTTCTTGGAGATCTAAGTAttagttttgacattttttcacaaaacagaagaaaaatatttttgggtgttcaaaagtcttgaaaaaatgaagaaatcttgATCGTTATTCCTATATCACTACAACTGGTTTTCTCTTATACTACCACTAGAATGGGAGATTAGTGGGTGactatttgtgatttttttattttacaatctgtcattcacagtgccatacaagcgatgaacaaaagtgtccatgaaccaatctaaactttttccttaaaaaaataaaaaatatttgaattggTTCATGGACAACTTTGTTCATTGCGAGTAAGGCACCATGAACGAGAAATTGTAAGAAACGTAAGTCTGTATGAATAATCCTGGATAAGATAAAGTTTGAGCTATAAACTTTTTTGGCCTGTATTACGAGCAAATAAACGCATCTTGAaactattccttaaaaaaaaaaaaaataaataagtttcaagATACGTTTATTTGCACGTAAAACAGGCCAAAAAAGTTTATAACTCAAACTTGATCCTATCCAGGATTATTCTTACAGGCTTaggttttttacaatttctcgTTCGCAGTGCCTTACTCACATTGAACAGAATTGTCCTTGAACCCATCTGAACAATTTTTTAGCCATAATGTTTCAAGATGTGTTTATTTACACAACAGTCCAAAACATTGGATAACTTACTTGATCCTatcctgaattattcatacagatCTTTTTTTACAAGTTGTGATTCAGTGTCAtacaagtgatgaacaaaattgtcaataaaacaATCCCCCCCCCAAAATGTGTAGCATTAACACtccaggatatgtttatttagacaaaacagttgaaaactgttaattaCTAAAATTCAATAATCCCTTGAAGTTTGGCAGTCAGCACACCCCTTAAAGTGCCTCGTGTATTCATCATGtactaatgtattttatttttctttgaagcttTGTGACGATTGGACAGTAGATTATGAATCGTATGAGTGGAAGAAGCTTGACCCTGATTCAGAAGAAACTAAGAAACTCGTCGATCAATATTTCAAATGGACTGGTGCAGATAATAAGGGTCGCAAATTTAATCAAGGAAAGATtttcaaataattgttttattaatgaataaacgGTTCAGTTAATATATTAGCtaatgtttccttttccagaGGTAGATAAGTGACAAGCATAGCTTGTGATGTGTGTTGCGCTTTTAGGTTACCTGGGTAATTGGCTGTTGCCCTTGCCCTGAACTTGCAGGTTTGGTAATATTGTAACTATTTTCTTCAGGCAAATATTCTGCAAACAATTGGTGTTTGTCAGGTGGTCCCGTTCTAATTTCAGACTGCATTGTACTGGTTGCCTGGTTAGCTTTTTATTGTGCATTGGCATCTTGAAAgtgttgaaatttcatttagaagaaAGTATAAATTGGAGAGGGACCACTACAAAACTTGAAATTTGCAGATGTGAAAAAAGGATGAACCCCTGGTAATGTGGGttgcattaaaattttacaaCATTGAGAAGAATAAAAGATTTAGTACAGACAAACCGTGAAGAAACTACATTGTACTGAGGGTCCTATTAGAGTAAATGACTGGACTACTGGGCCATGCACCTTGACTGGAAGTACCATGCTAAAAGAATTGGTAATCAAGTGATTGTATCATCCTAGAGAAAAGCCTGAACAGTTTCATCGAGCTTTTAAAGTTACGCAGTCTGCTTATGGTATCCCTGTCCTTGTTGCTTAACCTGAAcatgttcttacaaaatttgcaattCACTCCAGGGATGTTAAAAAAATCTCGATCTTGATAGATGGGCTAGAGAAAATCCTGATGGTTGCTTCcccttgtatttttaaaaaaagtttctagtgtctTGTCTCCTAAGATTACTAGATTTTATAGATTATATCAACATGGTATCTTTGTGGATGATAGCAAGCCTAGAAATTAGTGCCTGTTTCAAAAAGTGGcacatctgcagactgcagtaactacaggccaagcTCTCCtgcctgtgctctccaaagtttctgaaaaacttatttttcagtgTATAGAATTCAAACAATTGTTCGCTGATAATAAATATGCATACGGAAGGCTGATGGGTACCCGTATTGTGCTTTtggacttgacatgccatttgcaagagaaccttgatgaTGGGTTTGAACGCagaattcaaatagatttttagTGCTGCTTTCTATTTAGTAAATCACAATGCACTTAGAAACTGGAATCTTGGGGTGTATAGATGTGATTTAGGATTAGTTCAAaagattttcttgcaattaggcagcagtgagttgtacggacaggatctttagtgaaccaagacctattggtctggagttccacaggcaGTGTTCTTTGTCCACTGTTGTTTTTAgtgaataaaagtgataaaattggtggttggcctggaaaacaatatTGTTCAGGACGCTAGTGATACAATACttggtgtagtaaagtctccacttatgagaaaagAAGCTACCCTCAGCCGCAGTTGGGACATGGACCTGATCAGGGAATGGTTTATTCagtgggatatgaggctgaactccagtaaaacgaatacactattgattagcagatctctcAGATTTTCCACCCCAGCCTCCCCTTCAGGGGATGGAACTAAGCTGATTGAGACTGAAGCCTTTAACTTCTAcgtgtaacttttgagaaacatctaatgaaagtttcaacaaATATTCTTAAacccttatacagtatatttaaaactgataaagtCAGTGCAACccttttttaggtcatttgtactttaCTTGAATACTGTTTGCTAACGTGGATGTCTGCTGCTTACAGAGATTTACCCCCTTTTAGAttgagtggttcgtggtggtaggtttctgtttcctgatagTACCAGTTATGACTTGTACCACCAACTCATGGTctctgtcactttttcataagttatactttcatagagatctttcacattcacaagtgatccctgatccctttatgTGCTGatagcaaccagattcgctgaacagcagcaccaatatccaGTAAACGTGCCTCACTGTCCAACtacttagttccagaggtccttgactcctcacaccgttggactgtggaacagcttcccagagaatgtgcagttggaacttagaagttcaagtgaaaatgcaatgcattactaccctaatactattcttcctgctttttaatacgtttttatctaattttttcttttttaataggtggGATCTTGTCgttatgtatttcccattacttcctagtcaacaccatattccttggaaacttgaattttttaaGAATCTCAGAAACCTGGTCCCTTCTAGGAAGGTATAAATAGGTGACTAGATGTCTTtgaaccagattaaggattgggtgTACTCATCTAAcctatcagtttattttagaaggaagcagccttccagagtgtgcttactgtgacgaaacacaaacagtggagcacattctggtggtctgccccagatattttaaccaaagagagaaatgtttcctggctaaatccctctctgatattttgggagatgaagcaggtATTTCTGCtgttgtgagagaggtgtgaaataatgagcaggaagacaagtaatgctagtttattgatgaagcgagccgcttataaagtgggatgcagacgtctgcgtacttcacagagactgcgggtacaacgatttacaggtgacctgaggtcaaactaattttctacaaaaacaggacaggtccATGGAGAAagcatagtgatcaataatgtctgatgcattacataaatacttcattacatgtacataaagcatgatcttttggaaagacaataaaatatacattttacaattaTGTGATAACATGTTCTGGCCGACCTCAGGAGGGATGTTCACtgtagagaacgcgttgagcgtggactttacaatactcccgcCCCCCCACAAGacaggtaacgtctgatcaaagcaggtatctgctggggtgacGAAGGCCCCCCCGCTTCCTcaatgtcaactggagagggtggtcgccttccctgGCGCCCTCTGGAgcggtttgttggggtgcctccCTGTTTGGTTTCTGGGTCTTCCGGGGACGCCCACACCCTTTTCCTGCGCACGGAGCTGTCTGAGGGGGTGCCACATCCTGCAGGAGGCTTTGGGGACTGCTATGACGTCCTCCttcaggaatgcgggtttgagacggtctacagatatccagtcttcccacccgtggacggctacccggaatgcctttttgttcctttccagtacaaggaaaggtcctctgcaGG includes these proteins:
- the exu gene encoding DNA polymerase III PolC-type: WGTCRFLPPNKNIDSCHVFRLDGDKPREQDSNQGSGGSSSIPTLIPLVESQSSDGGSSLYDSDTTTYLPVVENITPRGSSSSDVLVPPTVEKVHLKHIESMPKLVVYFDLETTGLEADCDIVQLSSVVGQQYFNQYILPSKKVSWRASEITGLTFDSGSLHLRGKMVEALEPREALQKWLHWIRPIAPVVLVAHNCYNFDARRLVNNYKKYGLLEELGQLVAGFIDTLPMFKELYPKMSSYRQEELVTKVLKESYEAHDSLADVQSLQKLVMKHNLSDKKLLKFSFTYQSLLDYIEYSKKGKENAESLQSLVDSKHLSSGMAETVGKSGLTLDNLRHAFVDGGKELLEKVLSEPTSSGQPRVTRNRSVLNKLHEFFSNENAEPK